From the Mangifera indica cultivar Alphonso chromosome 10, CATAS_Mindica_2.1, whole genome shotgun sequence genome, one window contains:
- the LOC123228087 gene encoding protein MAEA homolog: MEMDSVPNGNATSASPPQTTTPTNAPTTPFSKLTQLTEALKLEHQFLRVPFEHYKKTIRANHRAVEKEVSSVISGVADMADSDNFSKDDAVNHLRSLVSRLQGLKRKLEEGSRTEHLQAQKCRARLNHLESADAENLSEWNNMRMKRILVDYMLRMSYYDTAQKLAESCNMQDLVDIDVFQEAKKVIDALQNKEVAPALAWCADNKSKLKKSKSKFEFQLRLQEFIELVRSENSLRAITYARKYLAPWAATHMKEFQRVMATLAFKSNTECTTYKVLFEPKQWDYLVDQFKQEFCRLYGMTLEPLLNIYLQAGLSALNTPYCYEDDCTKEDPLSQESFRKLASPLPYSKQHHSKLVCYITKELMDTENPPQVLPNGYVYSTKALEEMAKKNDGKITCPRTGLVCNYSDLVKAYIS, encoded by the exons ATGGAGATGGATTCTGTCCCAAACGGAAACGCTACCTCCGCATCGCCGCCACAAACCACCACCCCGACCAACGCCCCAACGACCCCCTTCTCGAAGCTGACGCAACTCACGGAAGCTTTAAAATTGGAGCATCAATTTCTGAGAGTCCCGTTCGAGCACTACAAGAAGACAATTCGAGCCAATCACCGCGCCGTCGAGAAGGAGGTTAGCTCCGTTATCTCTGGAGTTGCTGACATGGCCGATTCAGATAACTTTTCCAAGGACGACGCTGTTAATCACCTCAGGTCTCTCGTGTCGAGACTCCAAGGGCTGAAAAGAAAG TTAGAAGAAGGGAGTCGAACAGAGCATTTGCAGGCACAGAAGTGCCGTGCTCGACTCAATCACTTAGAATCAGCGGATGCTGAGAATTTGTCAGAATGGAACAACATGCGAATGAAACGTATCCTTGTGGACTACATGTTGCGGATGTCATATTATGACACTGCACAGAAGTTGGCAGAAAGCTGTAATATGCAA GATCTTGTTGACATTGATGTATTCCAAGAAGCCAAAAAGGTTATTGATGCTTTGCAAAATAAGGAGGTAGCCCCTGCTTTAGCCTGGTGTGCAGATAATAAGTCCAAATTGAAGAAGTCAAAG AGCAAGTTTGAATTTCAGCTGAGACTTCAAGAGTTCATTGAGTTGGTGCGATCTGAAAACAGCTTGCGTGCCATTACTTATGCTCGAAAATACCTTGCACCATGGGCAGCTACCCATATGAAAGAGTTTCAGCGAGTTATGGCAACTTTGGCTTTTAAGAGTAATACTGAATGTACTACGTACAAG GTTTTGTTTGAACCGAAGCAATGGGACTACCTGGTGGACCAATTTAAACAGGAATTCTGCAGATTATATGGCATGACCCTGGAGCCATTGCTGAATATCTATCTGCAAGCAGGCTTGTCAGCTCTGAACACTCC ATACTGCTACGAAGATGATTGTACCAAGGAGGACCCATTGTCACAGGAAAGTTTCCGAAAACTAGCATCACCATTACCGTACTCCAAGCAGCATCACTCAAAACTTGTTTGCTATATAACGAAAGAGCTAATGGACACAGAAAATCCACCACAAGTGTTGCCAAACGGCTATGTCTATAGTACCAAG GCTCTTGAAGAAATGGCCAAGAAAAATGACGGTAAAATAACATGTCCTCGGACGGGCTTGGTGTGCAACTATTCAGATCTGGTGAAGGCCTACATATCATAA